One Corynebacterium uterequi DNA segment encodes these proteins:
- a CDS encoding glycogen/starch/alpha-glucan phosphorylase, with translation MLVEISSTAGHVRAAAGSTPEQATDRKFWFGLSRAVIDRIADNWEKTRQQYAGTRQQHYFSAEFLMGRALLNNLTNLGLVEEARATADELGHNLTDVLEAENDAALGNGGLGRLAACFLDSAVTQDYPVNGYGLLYRYGLFRQEFEDGFQKEHPDPWREDGNPFTIRRTQRQRTVAFDDMVVRAIPYDMPITGYGTNNVGTLRLWKAEPLEEFDYDAFNSQRFTEAIIERERVNDIVRVLYPNDTTYEGKKLRVRQQYFFTSASLQEIVENHLAQHGDIESFAEFNSVQLNDTHPVLAIPELMRILIDEHDLGWDKAWEIVSATFAYTNHTVLTEALETWEVSIFQQMFFRIFEIVQEIDRRFREDMAGRGLSQEVIDRMAPIQDGFVHMAWIACYASFSINGVAALHTEIIKADTLNDWYELWPEKFNNKTNGVTPRRWLAMCNPRLATLLTELAGDDSWVTDLDRLAELASYEDDAEVLGRLRDIKRANKEDFAAWIKDRQGIDVDPDSIFDVQIKRLHEYKRQLLNALYILDLYFRIKEDGETDVPKRTFVFGAKAAPGYDRAKAIIKLINTIGELINNDPEVSKTLRVVFIENYNVSPAEKIIPAADVSEQISTAGKEASGTGNMKFMMNGALTLGTMDGANVEIVEAVGEDNAYIFGARNEELPELRASYSPHEFYLNVPGLKRVLDAFDNGVLDDRGTGQFHDLKNSLIHGYGDTASDVYYLLGDFEDYRATRDRMASDFVSDNDHWNRMCWRNICHSGRFSSDRTIRDYANEVWKLEPSPIASAEPTPAAQGNSDAAQAAKSGEESDGLLSKLTKKVLG, from the coding sequence ATGCTAGTGGAAATCTCTTCCACCGCCGGACACGTCCGGGCCGCTGCCGGCAGCACCCCGGAGCAGGCCACCGATCGAAAGTTCTGGTTCGGTCTCTCCCGCGCCGTCATCGACCGCATCGCCGACAACTGGGAGAAAACCCGGCAGCAGTACGCCGGTACCCGCCAGCAGCACTATTTCTCTGCTGAGTTCCTCATGGGACGAGCGCTGCTCAACAACCTCACCAACCTGGGTCTCGTCGAAGAAGCCCGCGCTACCGCCGACGAGCTCGGCCACAATCTCACCGATGTGCTGGAGGCGGAGAATGACGCCGCCCTCGGCAACGGTGGCCTCGGTCGCCTCGCGGCCTGCTTCCTCGATTCCGCTGTGACCCAGGATTACCCCGTCAACGGTTACGGCCTGCTGTACCGCTACGGTCTGTTCCGCCAGGAGTTCGAAGACGGCTTCCAGAAGGAACACCCGGACCCGTGGCGTGAGGATGGCAATCCCTTCACCATCCGCCGCACTCAGCGTCAGCGCACCGTCGCCTTTGACGACATGGTCGTCCGGGCCATCCCCTACGACATGCCGATCACCGGCTACGGCACCAACAACGTCGGCACCCTGCGCCTGTGGAAGGCGGAGCCGCTGGAGGAGTTCGACTACGACGCGTTCAACTCCCAGCGCTTCACCGAGGCGATCATCGAGCGCGAGCGCGTCAACGACATCGTCCGCGTCCTCTACCCGAACGACACCACCTACGAGGGCAAGAAGCTGCGTGTTCGCCAGCAGTACTTCTTCACCTCCGCATCCTTGCAGGAGATCGTCGAGAACCACCTCGCGCAGCACGGTGACATCGAGTCCTTCGCCGAGTTCAACTCGGTTCAGCTCAACGACACCCACCCGGTGCTGGCCATCCCGGAACTGATGCGCATCCTCATCGATGAGCACGACCTCGGCTGGGATAAGGCGTGGGAGATCGTTTCTGCCACCTTCGCCTACACGAACCACACCGTGCTCACGGAAGCCCTGGAGACCTGGGAGGTCTCCATCTTCCAGCAGATGTTCTTCCGCATTTTCGAGATCGTCCAGGAGATTGATCGCCGCTTCCGCGAGGACATGGCCGGCCGCGGCCTGTCCCAGGAGGTCATCGACCGCATGGCGCCGATCCAGGATGGCTTCGTCCACATGGCCTGGATCGCCTGCTACGCCTCGTTCTCCATCAACGGTGTTGCCGCATTGCACACCGAGATCATCAAGGCCGACACGCTCAACGACTGGTACGAGCTGTGGCCGGAGAAGTTCAACAACAAGACCAACGGCGTCACCCCCCGTCGCTGGCTCGCGATGTGCAACCCCCGCCTGGCGACCCTGCTCACCGAGCTCGCCGGCGATGACTCCTGGGTGACCGACCTTGACCGTCTCGCCGAGCTCGCCTCCTACGAGGACGACGCGGAGGTCCTGGGCCGTCTGCGTGACATCAAGCGCGCGAATAAGGAAGACTTCGCCGCCTGGATCAAGGACCGCCAGGGCATCGACGTCGATCCGGATTCCATCTTCGACGTACAGATCAAGCGCCTGCACGAGTACAAGCGGCAGCTGCTCAACGCCCTGTACATCCTCGACCTGTACTTCCGGATCAAGGAGGACGGGGAGACCGACGTGCCGAAGCGCACCTTTGTCTTCGGTGCCAAGGCCGCCCCGGGCTACGACCGCGCCAAGGCGATCATCAAGCTCATCAACACCATCGGCGAGCTCATCAACAACGACCCGGAGGTCTCCAAGACCCTGCGCGTCGTGTTCATCGAGAACTACAACGTCTCCCCGGCTGAGAAGATCATCCCCGCCGCGGATGTCTCCGAGCAGATTTCCACCGCCGGTAAGGAAGCCTCCGGCACCGGCAACATGAAGTTCATGATGAACGGCGCGCTGACGCTGGGCACCATGGACGGCGCGAACGTGGAGATCGTTGAGGCCGTCGGTGAGGACAATGCCTACATCTTCGGCGCCCGTAACGAGGAGCTGCCGGAGCTGCGCGCGTCGTACTCCCCGCACGAGTTCTACCTCAACGTCCCGGGCCTGAAGCGGGTGCTCGACGCGTTCGACAACGGCGTGCTCGACGACCGCGGCACCGGCCAGTTCCACGACCTGAAGAACTCGCTCATCCACGGCTATGGCGACACCGCCTCGGACGTGTACTACCTGCTGGGCGACTTCGAGGACTACCGCGCCACCCGCGACCGCATGGCCTCCGACTTCGTCTCCGACAACGATCACTGGAACCGGATGTGCTGGCGTAACATCTGCCACTCCGGTCGCTTCTCCTCCGACCGCACCATCCGCGACTACGCCAACGAGGTGTGGAAGCTGGAGCCGAGCCCGATCGCGTCCGCGGAGCCGACCCCGGCGGCGCAGGGCAACAGCGACGCCGCCCAGGCCGCGAAGAGCGGCGAGGAGAGCGACGGCCTGCTCTCCAAGCTCACCAAGAAGGTTCTGGGCTAG
- the rnc gene encoding ribonuclease III — translation MSNAHLSHGEVVWHRAFDSTDHAPLLKRLGVELEPERLRRALTHRSFANEHGYLPNNERLEFVGDAVLGLSVATKLLQDHPSRSESDISKMRASLVSRYALAEIAREIKLGEHVLLGKGEAITGGADKDSILSDTFEALLGAVYEEHGFETARQMVLRLFAHRIANASPKGRRQDWKTALQVRLSEGKVAMAHYQSTSEGPDHDRVYTSEVTLDDRVLGIGVGRNKKLAEQEAARNAWHAVRDNPALLHEGENREPAAG, via the coding sequence GTGAGTAACGCGCATCTCAGCCACGGCGAAGTCGTGTGGCATAGGGCCTTCGACAGCACCGACCACGCCCCGTTGCTCAAGCGCTTAGGCGTGGAGCTGGAACCGGAACGGTTGCGTCGCGCGCTGACCCACCGCTCTTTCGCCAATGAGCACGGCTACCTGCCCAACAACGAACGCCTGGAATTCGTGGGTGATGCGGTGCTCGGGTTGTCCGTGGCGACGAAGTTGCTTCAAGACCACCCCAGCCGCTCCGAGTCTGATATCTCCAAGATGCGCGCCTCGTTGGTGTCTCGCTACGCGCTGGCCGAGATCGCACGGGAGATCAAGCTCGGTGAGCACGTGCTGCTCGGCAAGGGCGAGGCGATCACCGGCGGGGCGGATAAAGACTCGATCCTTTCGGACACGTTCGAGGCGCTGCTCGGTGCGGTGTACGAGGAACACGGCTTTGAAACCGCCCGGCAGATGGTCCTTCGACTCTTCGCCCACCGCATCGCCAACGCCTCTCCGAAGGGGCGGCGTCAGGACTGGAAAACCGCCCTGCAGGTCCGCCTCTCCGAGGGCAAGGTCGCCATGGCTCACTACCAGTCCACTTCGGAAGGCCCGGACCATGACCGGGTGTACACCTCTGAAGTCACCCTGGATGACCGCGTGCTAGGCATCGGTGTTGGACGCAACAAGAAGCTCGCCGAGCAGGAGGCAGCCCGCAACGCCTGGCACGCTGTGCGTGACAACCCGGCGCTGTTGCATGAGGGCGAAAACCGCGAGCCGGCCGCGGGCTGA
- a CDS encoding YceD family protein translates to MKSPFVFPVAELTRPSATMPEERHQTGPSPSRIGPEMIAIAEGAPVDVDATLTPIGAGVLVDATITATLSGNCVRCLRELTPDFSLHVSQMFVADADVITGDDAEDDDEVPLIVNETIDLEQTVIDEAVLALPFNPTCEGQCPEGESDVPEPDGVSGERVEGSVDPRWAGLEKFL, encoded by the coding sequence ATGAAGTCACCGTTTGTATTCCCCGTGGCGGAGCTGACTCGCCCCAGTGCCACGATGCCGGAAGAGCGTCATCAAACCGGACCGAGCCCCTCGCGGATCGGCCCGGAGATGATCGCCATTGCCGAAGGCGCCCCCGTCGACGTCGACGCCACGCTCACCCCCATCGGCGCCGGGGTGCTCGTCGACGCCACCATCACCGCGACGCTATCCGGCAATTGTGTTCGCTGCCTGCGGGAGCTGACGCCGGACTTCTCCTTGCACGTCAGCCAGATGTTCGTCGCCGATGCCGACGTCATCACCGGTGACGATGCTGAGGATGACGACGAGGTGCCGCTCATCGTCAACGAGACCATCGACCTGGAGCAGACGGTAATTGATGAGGCGGTGCTGGCGCTGCCCTTCAACCCGACGTGCGAGGGGCAGTGCCCCGAGGGCGAGTCCGACGTCCCGGAGCCGGACGGCGTTTCTGGCGAACGCGTCGAGGGAAGCGTCGATCCACGCTGGGCCGGATTGGAGAAGTTTCTGTGA
- a CDS encoding DivIVA domain-containing protein, producing the protein MYRVFEALDELNQILENAYGVPMTSNCVVPRNEVFTLLDDLRNALPVELDDAQDVLDKQDEILRGAEDRAAETLAAADTEAENAVATAHSDAEAIIADAQHNATVMVSEAEQQADRIVGEAHAEAERRITDGQDTYQRYVDEGLAEQQRLVDESEVMRRANEEAHRIVDGAHAESDRLRTEADTFVDGKLAEFESSLSAILRTVTSDRAALRRGAGVSAPTPRPTTAGSYSAAQRQPRQRRPRTER; encoded by the coding sequence ATGTACCGAGTCTTTGAAGCCCTCGACGAACTCAACCAGATCCTTGAAAACGCCTACGGCGTCCCCATGACCTCTAACTGTGTCGTCCCGCGTAACGAAGTGTTTACGCTGCTGGACGACCTTCGTAACGCACTGCCCGTGGAGCTCGACGACGCCCAGGATGTTCTGGACAAGCAGGACGAGATTCTTCGTGGGGCCGAGGACCGTGCCGCTGAGACCCTAGCCGCGGCCGACACGGAAGCGGAGAATGCTGTGGCCACCGCACATAGCGACGCCGAAGCTATCATCGCCGACGCGCAGCACAACGCCACGGTTATGGTCTCGGAGGCCGAGCAGCAGGCGGATCGTATCGTCGGTGAAGCCCACGCCGAGGCGGAACGCCGCATCACGGATGGGCAGGACACCTACCAGCGCTATGTCGACGAAGGCCTCGCCGAACAGCAGCGCCTCGTAGACGAGTCCGAAGTTATGCGGCGGGCGAACGAGGAGGCCCATCGCATCGTCGACGGCGCCCATGCCGAATCCGACCGGCTGCGGACGGAGGCGGATACGTTCGTCGACGGTAAGCTCGCCGAGTTCGAAAGCTCGCTGTCGGCCATCCTGCGCACCGTGACCAGCGATCGGGCGGCGTTGCGCCGCGGCGCCGGGGTTTCGGCGCCCACCCCGCGGCCGACCACAGCCGGAAGCTATTCCGCCGCCCAGCGCCAGCCGCGGCAGCGTCGCCCACGTACCGAGCGTTAA
- a CDS encoding DUF4921 family protein, producing MTINGLHLPAPLTTMSDGTIKQLNPFSGTEVWSVPGRGNRPLSKPKDNPAPLTHSGPEDYCAFCEARPLATPPEKSRITARGDILYGVIPEALDHSTAEFRRVPNLFEIVSYDYWRRNYGYKPDIETRKRMHGYLTAEGGLEHVDAIVNTRMKAAGRNPEELTEEEREHFREAYFSGSHDVLVARRHFVDGATHDDQLASSGTLSVAEHRLFIRHAVNSMFDLYERNPYVRYVSVFQNWLSAAGASFDHLHKQLVGIDSRGVHAEEEIQRLRGNLNMYNELGVDFAAQNNLIIAENDHAVMVVGVGHRFPTVSVYSTSATCRPWEQSYEEIDAMSDLIHAGHAATGPDVACNEEWHHQAIDLDLPMPWRINIKWRVSTLAGFEGGTKIYVNTLTPFDTRDRVVSALYRLRDEGVIDPSIRIATECSLAPNRLLYNPILSSRTTRL from the coding sequence ATGACTATCAACGGACTGCATCTGCCCGCTCCCCTGACCACCATGTCGGACGGAACGATCAAGCAACTCAATCCCTTCTCCGGCACCGAGGTGTGGTCCGTCCCGGGCCGCGGTAATCGTCCCCTGTCCAAGCCCAAGGACAACCCCGCCCCCCTCACTCACTCCGGCCCGGAGGACTACTGCGCGTTCTGCGAGGCCCGTCCGTTGGCCACCCCGCCGGAGAAGTCTCGCATCACGGCGCGCGGGGACATTCTTTATGGCGTCATTCCCGAGGCCCTCGACCACTCCACGGCTGAGTTCCGCCGGGTCCCCAACCTCTTCGAGATCGTGTCCTACGACTACTGGCGCCGCAACTACGGCTACAAGCCGGACATTGAAACCCGCAAGCGCATGCACGGCTATCTCACCGCAGAAGGGGGCCTGGAGCACGTCGACGCGATCGTCAACACTCGCATGAAGGCGGCGGGTCGAAACCCCGAGGAGCTCACCGAGGAGGAGCGCGAGCACTTCCGCGAGGCGTACTTCAGCGGCAGCCACGACGTCCTCGTGGCCCGTCGCCACTTCGTCGACGGCGCCACCCACGACGATCAGCTCGCCTCCTCCGGCACCTTGAGCGTCGCCGAGCACCGGCTATTCATCCGCCACGCTGTGAACTCCATGTTCGACCTCTACGAGCGCAACCCCTACGTCCGCTATGTCTCGGTGTTCCAGAACTGGCTCTCCGCGGCCGGCGCGTCCTTCGACCACCTGCACAAGCAGCTCGTCGGCATCGACTCCCGCGGCGTCCACGCCGAGGAGGAGATCCAGCGGCTGCGAGGAAACCTCAACATGTACAACGAGCTCGGGGTCGACTTCGCTGCTCAGAACAATCTCATCATCGCCGAGAATGACCACGCAGTCATGGTCGTCGGCGTGGGTCACCGCTTCCCCACCGTCAGCGTCTACTCCACGTCGGCCACGTGCCGCCCGTGGGAGCAGAGCTACGAGGAGATCGACGCCATGAGCGACCTCATTCACGCTGGCCACGCCGCCACCGGTCCCGACGTCGCGTGCAATGAGGAGTGGCACCACCAGGCCATCGACCTCGACCTGCCGATGCCGTGGCGCATCAACATCAAGTGGCGGGTATCCACCCTCGCCGGCTTCGAGGGCGGCACCAAGATTTACGTCAATACCCTCACTCCCTTCGACACCCGTGATCGCGTCGTATCCGCGCTGTACCGGCTGCGCGATGAAGGGGTCATCGACCCGTCGATCCGCATCGCCACGGAATGCTCCCTGGCGCCGAACCGGCTGCTGTACAACCCGATCCTGTCCTCCCGAACGACGCGGCTATAG
- the mutM gene encoding bifunctional DNA-formamidopyrimidine glycosylase/DNA-(apurinic or apyrimidinic site) lyase, whose protein sequence is MPELPEVEVVRRGLEHHVLGATFLDAAVLHPRANREQDAPLADLLRGRRVDAVRRRGKYLWLVLDDGHALFVHLGMSGQMLVGRPGACTSPHLRIRALLATDAGERELAFVDQRTFGRWLVTPIIDRGRGEVPLPVAHIALDPLEPAFDPVATARRIRTRRATIKSVLLNQEVVSGIGNIYADESLWRARINPSRRAVWMLQRDVRRLLDDATDVMSQALEAGGTSFDSLYVNVNGASGYFSRSLNVYGRQGQPCRRCGGDIARVAFQNRSTHYCPECQVI, encoded by the coding sequence ATGCCCGAGCTGCCCGAGGTTGAGGTCGTCCGTCGCGGCCTTGAGCATCACGTGCTCGGCGCGACCTTTCTCGACGCCGCCGTCCTGCACCCGCGCGCCAACCGTGAACAGGATGCGCCGCTCGCGGACTTACTGCGGGGTCGACGCGTCGATGCCGTGCGCCGACGGGGGAAATATTTGTGGTTGGTCCTCGACGACGGACATGCCCTCTTTGTTCATCTGGGAATGAGCGGACAGATGCTCGTCGGCCGGCCGGGCGCGTGCACCTCCCCGCACCTGCGCATTCGGGCGCTGCTGGCAACGGATGCGGGGGAACGCGAATTGGCGTTCGTGGACCAGCGGACTTTCGGCCGATGGTTGGTCACCCCGATCATCGACCGTGGTCGCGGCGAGGTACCGCTGCCCGTCGCGCACATCGCGCTGGACCCGCTGGAGCCTGCCTTCGATCCGGTGGCTACAGCCCGGCGCATCCGCACCAGGCGCGCCACTATTAAGTCGGTGCTGCTCAACCAGGAGGTTGTCTCCGGCATCGGGAATATCTACGCCGACGAATCCCTCTGGAGAGCGAGGATCAACCCGTCCCGGCGGGCGGTGTGGATGCTGCAGCGCGACGTGCGACGGCTGCTCGACGACGCCACGGACGTCATGTCCCAAGCGCTCGAAGCCGGGGGGACGAGCTTCGACTCCCTCTACGTCAACGTCAACGGGGCGTCGGGGTACTTTTCCCGCTCGCTCAACGTCTACGGTCGCCAGGGGCAGCCCTGCCGTCGTTGCGGCGGTGACATCGCGCGTGTGGCCTTCCAAAACCGGTCGACGCACTACTGCCCGGAGTGTCAAGTCATCTGA
- the gdhA gene encoding NADP-specific glutamate dehydrogenase yields the protein MSNIDDQVNEYYNKLLKRNAGEPEFHQAVAEVLDSLKIVLEKDPHYADYGLIQRLCEPERQVMFRVPWVSDNNNVHVSRGFRVQFNSALGPYKGGLRFHPSVNLGIIKFLGFEQIFKNSLTGLPIGGGKGGSDFNPKGRSEGEIMRFCQSFMTELYRHIGEYRDVPAGDIGVGGREIGFLFGQYRRLTNEHESGVLTGKGLTWGGSLVRTEATGYGCVYFTAEMMKEHGESFDGAKVIVSGSGNVAIYAIEKAQQLGATVIGFSDSSGWVETPNGVDVELLKKVKEVDRGRVADYVEQTEGATLHTDGTIWSLTADVALPCATQNELNGEHAQMLVDNGVKYVAEGANMPSTPEAIDVFQENGVHFGPGKAANAGGVATSALEMQQNASRDAWSFEYTDERLHKIMTSIFRRSADTAAEFGREGNYVVGANITGFKKVADAMLAQGVI from the coding sequence ATGTCGAACATCGACGACCAGGTCAACGAGTATTACAACAAGCTGCTCAAGCGCAACGCCGGTGAGCCGGAGTTCCACCAGGCTGTCGCCGAGGTGCTTGATTCGCTGAAGATCGTCCTGGAGAAGGACCCGCACTACGCCGACTACGGCCTCATCCAGCGGCTGTGCGAGCCGGAGCGTCAGGTTATGTTCCGCGTCCCCTGGGTCTCGGACAACAACAACGTTCACGTCTCCCGCGGCTTCCGCGTTCAGTTCAACTCCGCCCTCGGCCCCTACAAGGGCGGTCTGCGCTTCCACCCGAGCGTCAACCTCGGCATCATCAAGTTCCTCGGCTTCGAGCAGATCTTCAAGAACTCGCTGACCGGCCTGCCCATCGGCGGCGGCAAGGGCGGTTCGGACTTCAACCCGAAGGGCCGCTCCGAGGGCGAGATCATGCGCTTCTGCCAGTCCTTCATGACCGAGCTGTACCGCCACATCGGTGAGTACCGCGACGTCCCCGCCGGCGACATCGGCGTCGGTGGCCGCGAGATCGGCTTCCTCTTCGGCCAGTACCGTCGCCTGACCAACGAGCACGAGTCCGGCGTCCTCACCGGCAAGGGCCTGACGTGGGGCGGCTCCCTGGTGCGCACCGAGGCCACCGGCTACGGCTGCGTCTACTTCACCGCCGAAATGATGAAGGAGCACGGCGAGTCCTTCGACGGTGCCAAGGTGATCGTCTCCGGCTCCGGCAACGTGGCCATCTACGCCATCGAAAAGGCCCAGCAGCTCGGCGCTACCGTCATCGGCTTCTCCGACTCCTCCGGCTGGGTCGAGACCCCGAACGGCGTCGACGTCGAACTGCTCAAGAAGGTCAAGGAGGTCGACCGCGGCCGCGTGGCCGACTACGTTGAGCAGACCGAAGGCGCGACCTTGCACACCGACGGCACCATCTGGAGCCTCACCGCCGACGTCGCCCTGCCCTGCGCCACCCAGAACGAGCTCAACGGCGAGCACGCCCAGATGCTCGTGGACAACGGCGTCAAGTACGTCGCCGAGGGTGCGAACATGCCGTCCACCCCGGAGGCCATCGACGTCTTCCAGGAGAACGGTGTCCACTTCGGCCCGGGCAAGGCCGCCAACGCTGGTGGCGTCGCCACCTCCGCTCTGGAGATGCAGCAGAACGCCTCCCGCGACGCCTGGAGCTTCGAGTACACCGACGAGCGCCTGCACAAGATCATGACCTCGATCTTCCGTCGCTCCGCCGACACCGCTGCCGAGTTCGGCCGCGAAGGCAACTACGTCGTCGGTGCCAACATCACCGGCTTCAAGAAGGTCGCCGACGCGATGCTGGCCCAGGGCGTCATCTAA
- a CDS encoding glycerate kinase, whose product MTTSPTTGHPVTALVAPSAWALTSAGSALTPDAAAQAIAEGITSVIHDAEVTLAAVPDGTQDVAALIPGERITLPTTDATGALTEATYTLHRETRTAYVDLASVAGDVDAGDRGDTFGLGVLIADAASRRAQRIYIAAGGGRCVDGGTGVLVALSATPVDAAGRVLRKGAAGLSDLADLDTAKINAAAAAMDYELAVDAPAPVDTSHPGLAHLCDVAGVDATTPGYGAAGALAVGLHWLSGIIHPAAPRVRVRAGSGLLAEHLGFTQEASAFDLVVCSADLGGDLPATAATKQDLWTAGAQAASDYLRISTVQG is encoded by the coding sequence ATGACCACCTCCCCGACCACTGGCCACCCCGTCACCGCCCTTGTCGCCCCCTCAGCATGGGCCCTGACCAGCGCCGGAAGCGCACTCACCCCCGATGCCGCTGCCCAGGCGATCGCCGAGGGTATCACCAGCGTCATCCACGACGCCGAGGTCACCCTCGCCGCCGTGCCCGACGGCACCCAGGACGTGGCAGCCCTCATCCCGGGCGAGAGGATCACCCTACCGACCACCGACGCCACCGGCGCGCTCACCGAAGCCACCTACACCTTGCACCGCGAGACCCGTACCGCGTATGTGGACCTCGCGAGCGTAGCCGGAGACGTCGACGCCGGCGACCGCGGCGACACTTTCGGCCTAGGAGTGCTCATTGCCGACGCCGCCAGTCGCCGAGCCCAGCGCATCTACATCGCGGCCGGCGGAGGACGCTGCGTCGACGGCGGCACGGGCGTCCTCGTAGCGCTCAGCGCTACCCCGGTTGACGCCGCCGGGCGGGTGTTAAGGAAGGGCGCTGCCGGTCTGAGCGACCTTGCCGACCTGGATACCGCGAAAATCAACGCGGCCGCCGCGGCGATGGACTACGAGCTCGCCGTCGACGCACCGGCACCCGTCGACACCAGCCACCCGGGCCTGGCGCACCTGTGCGACGTCGCGGGCGTCGACGCCACCACGCCCGGCTACGGGGCGGCCGGGGCACTCGCCGTGGGCCTGCACTGGCTCTCCGGCATCATTCACCCGGCGGCGCCGCGCGTCCGCGTGCGCGCCGGATCCGGCCTCCTTGCCGAGCATCTCGGATTTACCCAGGAAGCATCCGCCTTTGATCTCGTGGTGTGCTCCGCCGACCTCGGCGGCGATCTCCCCGCTACCGCTGCGACGAAGCAGGACTTGTGGACTGCTGGCGCCCAGGCCGCCAGCGATTACCTGCGGATCTCAACTGTCCAGGGATAA
- a CDS encoding amidohydrolase, whose protein sequence is MPAPSDIAQLLNHHTADLSFQRPFYEDLHESPELSGQEAETFAKISQQLERFDCEIVAPIGGFGLCAVFRNGAGPTALFRADIDALPVKEETGVAYASTRVRPRADGTMSGLMHACGHDMHTAALMGVCAILDAHRADWSGTFVALFQPSEETGTGASAMVADDLTSRIPRPDVCLGQHIMPGRAGEVQTMPGAIFAACDSIRITVYGRSAHGSMPHRAIDPTYIAAMVIVRLQGIVGREVDPDDFAVVTVGQMKAGAANNIIPDSAELVLNCRFFSLATKRRVYASIRRIVEAECHASGATREPEFEFFAHGELVDNTPEVYATVRPTFDRVFGPASVDAQRYSVSEDFSNIPRAFHSPYLFWTVGCTPASVWDAAMADGTVDTTVPVNHQSTFLPDYEPTADAATKAGAAAVLTYLGR, encoded by the coding sequence GTGCCCGCCCCGTCCGATATCGCCCAACTGCTCAACCATCACACGGCCGACTTGAGTTTCCAGCGCCCGTTCTACGAGGACCTGCACGAAAGTCCTGAGTTGTCCGGGCAGGAGGCGGAAACCTTCGCCAAGATTAGCCAGCAGCTGGAGCGTTTCGACTGCGAGATCGTGGCACCGATCGGCGGTTTCGGGCTTTGCGCCGTCTTTCGTAACGGCGCCGGCCCCACCGCGCTGTTCCGGGCGGACATCGACGCTCTTCCGGTCAAGGAGGAGACCGGGGTGGCGTACGCGTCGACGCGTGTGCGCCCCCGGGCAGACGGCACCATGAGCGGGCTCATGCACGCCTGTGGCCACGACATGCACACCGCCGCCCTGATGGGGGTGTGCGCCATTCTCGACGCCCACCGGGCAGACTGGTCCGGCACCTTCGTCGCGCTCTTCCAGCCCTCCGAGGAGACCGGCACCGGCGCGAGCGCTATGGTGGCGGACGACTTGACCAGCCGCATTCCCCGCCCCGACGTCTGCCTCGGCCAGCACATCATGCCGGGGCGCGCCGGCGAGGTGCAGACCATGCCGGGCGCGATCTTTGCCGCGTGCGACTCCATCCGCATCACCGTCTACGGCCGGTCCGCCCACGGGTCGATGCCCCACCGCGCCATCGACCCGACCTACATCGCCGCCATGGTTATCGTCCGCCTCCAAGGCATCGTCGGGCGCGAGGTGGACCCGGACGATTTCGCCGTCGTCACCGTCGGGCAGATGAAGGCCGGCGCCGCCAACAACATCATCCCGGACTCTGCGGAGCTGGTGCTCAATTGCCGCTTCTTCTCGCTGGCGACGAAGCGTCGCGTGTACGCCTCCATCCGCCGAATCGTCGAGGCCGAGTGCCACGCCTCCGGCGCCACCCGCGAACCGGAGTTCGAGTTCTTCGCCCACGGCGAGCTCGTCGACAACACCCCGGAGGTCTACGCCACCGTCCGCCCCACGTTTGACCGGGTCTTCGGCCCCGCCAGCGTGGACGCGCAGCGCTACAGCGTCTCCGAGGATTTTTCGAACATCCCGCGCGCCTTCCACAGCCCGTACCTGTTCTGGACGGTGGGCTGCACGCCGGCGAGCGTCTGGGACGCCGCGATGGCCGACGGCACCGTCGATACGACGGTGCCTGTCAATCACCAATCGACCTTCCTGCCTGACTATGAGCCGACCGCCGACGCCGCCACGAAGGCCGGCGCCGCAGCCGTGCTGACTTACTTGGGACGATAA